The Corynebacterium qintianiae genome has a window encoding:
- a CDS encoding sensor histidine kinase gives MENSAAFGRSGINWKVAAIGVLVIALSLAISPMGWWKLAASLLAVFVLALAQKWPVAMGCLLVGLFVWAAAVEEIRSLIVIFSAPFLVALVALSGHARAAVVFGLLFTYITTTSPFTGQWFPYDFTGAFIYATTVGAGLWGGIYYRRQRLQHATHQEHLRREMEERRERLSRSLHDSVATTLTSVVMRAETLGLTSTHDPEIGRTAELIADETRQAMQEVRHLLHFMQDEELEDSPSINRTIKDQFSVTSRLLRSHGFAVHGDETARECAWSFPPGFEQVFAELATNAIKYGEPGSVIHLTVEQTGSGISCTMANSVRASPSPTHMSSGLGLSQTRHLVSKHRGSMTAGRRNGQWVVEFSIPLSELRR, from the coding sequence GTGGAAAATTCAGCAGCCTTTGGCCGCTCCGGCATCAATTGGAAAGTGGCTGCGATTGGTGTACTCGTCATCGCGCTCTCGCTGGCGATTTCCCCCATGGGTTGGTGGAAGCTTGCGGCGAGCCTGCTGGCGGTGTTTGTACTCGCGCTGGCCCAGAAATGGCCCGTGGCGATGGGGTGCTTACTTGTGGGCCTGTTCGTCTGGGCGGCCGCGGTGGAAGAGATTCGCAGTCTCATTGTCATATTCTCGGCACCGTTCTTAGTTGCGTTGGTGGCGCTCTCCGGTCACGCTCGTGCCGCGGTTGTCTTCGGCCTTCTGTTCACGTACATCACCACGACAAGCCCGTTCACCGGGCAGTGGTTCCCTTATGACTTCACTGGGGCGTTCATCTACGCAACGACAGTCGGCGCGGGGCTTTGGGGCGGCATTTACTACCGCCGCCAGCGACTCCAGCACGCCACCCATCAAGAGCATCTGCGGAGGGAGATGGAGGAACGCCGTGAGAGGTTGAGCCGCTCACTCCATGATTCGGTAGCGACTACTCTCACGTCGGTCGTGATGCGCGCCGAAACGCTCGGGCTCACCTCGACCCACGACCCGGAGATTGGCAGGACGGCTGAGCTCATCGCGGACGAGACCCGCCAGGCGATGCAAGAGGTGAGGCATCTCCTCCACTTCATGCAGGACGAGGAGTTAGAAGATTCTCCGTCGATCAACCGCACGATTAAAGACCAGTTCAGTGTGACTTCCCGGTTGCTTCGCAGCCACGGTTTTGCTGTCCACGGGGATGAGACCGCGAGAGAATGCGCATGGTCGTTCCCACCCGGGTTTGAACAAGTATTCGCCGAGCTGGCCACAAATGCGATCAAGTACGGCGAACCTGGATCCGTAATACATCTCACTGTTGAGCAAACAGGAAGCGGCATCAGTTGCACCATGGCCAACTCGGTACGAGCCAGCCCCTCCCCTACCCATATGTCTTCGGGCCTGGGTCTCAGCCAAACCCGCCACTTGGTGTCCAAACACCGGGGATCCATGACCGCAGGGCGGAGAAACGGGCAGTGGGTCGTCGAATTTTCCATTCCTTTGAGCGAACTCCGGCGTTAG
- the infC gene encoding translation initiation factor IF-3, whose amino-acid sequence MSADTRINERIRVPEVRLVGPSGEQVGIVRTDDARKLAYEADLDLVEVAPTAKPPVCKIMDYGKFKYEQDQKAREARKNQQQTVVKEQKFRPKIDEHDYLTKKANVERFLEKGNKVKVTIMFRGREQSRPELGYRLLERLADDIGELGVVESRPKQDGRNMTMVFGPSRKAKK is encoded by the coding sequence ATCAGCGCTGACACTCGTATCAACGAACGCATCCGCGTTCCCGAAGTTCGCCTCGTCGGTCCCTCCGGCGAGCAGGTTGGCATCGTCCGCACGGACGACGCCCGCAAGCTGGCTTACGAAGCAGACCTCGATCTCGTCGAAGTGGCTCCCACCGCGAAGCCGCCAGTGTGCAAGATCATGGACTACGGCAAGTTCAAGTACGAGCAGGATCAAAAGGCCCGCGAGGCCCGCAAAAACCAGCAGCAGACCGTGGTCAAGGAGCAGAAGTTCCGGCCCAAGATTGATGAGCACGACTACCTGACCAAGAAGGCAAACGTTGAGCGCTTCCTGGAGAAGGGCAACAAAGTCAAGGTCACCATCATGTTCCGCGGCCGCGAGCAGTCGCGTCCCGAGCTCGGCTACCGCCTCCTCGAGCGTCTCGCAGACGATATCGGGGAGCTCGGAGTGGTCGAGTCCCGTCCGAAGCAGGACGGCCGCAACATGACGATGGTTTTCGGCCCCTCCCGCAAGGCTAAGAAGTAG
- the rpmI gene encoding 50S ribosomal protein L35, translated as MKQKTHKGTAKRIKVSGSGKLRREQAGKRHLNEGLSSKRRRKLSGTTDVAPADTKRIKRLLGKA; from the coding sequence ATGAAGCAGAAGACCCACAAGGGCACCGCCAAGCGCATCAAGGTTTCCGGCTCCGGCAAGCTGCGCCGCGAGCAGGCCGGTAAGCGCCACCTCAACGAGGGCCTCTCCTCCAAGCGCCGCCGCAAGCTCTCCGGCACCACTGACGTCGCCCCGGCGGACACCAAGCGCATCAAGCGCCTCCTCGGCAAGGCGTAA
- the rplT gene encoding 50S ribosomal protein L20: MARVKRSVNAKKKRRAILKSAKGYRGQRSRLYRKAKEQWLHSQTYAYRDRRKRKGEFRKLWIQRINAAARMNDITYNRLIHGLKLAEVEVDRKILAELAVNDFATFSAICEVAKNALPEDVNAPANAA; this comes from the coding sequence ATGGCACGTGTCAAGCGTTCAGTTAACGCCAAGAAGAAGCGTCGCGCGATTCTCAAGTCCGCCAAGGGCTACCGCGGCCAGCGCTCCCGCCTGTACCGCAAGGCCAAGGAGCAGTGGCTGCATTCCCAGACCTACGCTTACCGCGACCGCCGCAAGCGCAAGGGTGAGTTCCGCAAGCTGTGGATCCAGCGCATCAACGCTGCGGCCCGCATGAACGACATCACTTACAACCGCCTCATCCACGGCCTGAAGCTGGCCGAGGTCGAGGTCGACCGCAAGATCCTCGCCGAGCTCGCCGTTAACGACTTCGCAACCTTCTCCGCGATCTGCGAAGTTGCCAAGAACGCTCTTCCGGAAGACGTTAACGCTCCGGCTAACGCCGCCTAG
- a CDS encoding TrmH family RNA methyltransferase: MALDFSQAFTERTPRIVNAAKLHRAAARKKAGQFIVEGSNSVEAAVATGAATDVFVTESAAGEFADIVTTAGYMEVYTHAITDSAARHLSDTVTSTGIFAVCKPALWSVGQALRGGPQLVAVCVETNDPGNAGTLIRIADVCGADAVIFAGDTVDPESSKAVRSSAGSLFHLPVARSRKIADVMGQLRAAGLKIAATTMGGEVSLDAAGDMLQQPTAWLFGNEAHGLPRELIDAADYRVSIPIRGHAESLNLATAAAMCMWESSKALSQPGVS, translated from the coding sequence ATGGCTCTCGACTTCTCCCAGGCTTTCACCGAACGAACCCCGCGCATCGTTAATGCGGCGAAGCTGCACAGGGCAGCCGCCCGGAAGAAGGCGGGGCAGTTTATCGTGGAGGGGTCCAACTCCGTGGAGGCGGCTGTTGCGACGGGGGCGGCCACAGACGTGTTTGTCACGGAAAGCGCCGCGGGAGAGTTTGCCGATATTGTCACCACCGCGGGTTACATGGAGGTGTACACGCACGCCATCACCGATTCCGCCGCCCGCCACCTGTCCGACACGGTGACATCCACGGGTATTTTTGCTGTGTGCAAGCCCGCGCTGTGGTCGGTGGGCCAGGCGTTGCGCGGAGGCCCGCAGCTGGTTGCCGTGTGTGTCGAGACAAACGACCCGGGCAACGCCGGCACGCTCATTCGTATTGCGGACGTGTGCGGCGCCGATGCCGTTATTTTTGCCGGTGACACCGTGGACCCGGAGTCGAGCAAGGCCGTGAGGTCGTCGGCTGGCTCACTGTTCCATTTGCCGGTGGCGCGCAGCCGCAAGATCGCGGACGTTATGGGGCAGCTTCGTGCGGCGGGGCTGAAGATTGCCGCGACGACAATGGGAGGTGAGGTTTCCCTCGACGCCGCGGGGGATATGCTCCAGCAACCCACGGCGTGGCTGTTCGGCAACGAAGCCCACGGGTTGCCGCGGGAGTTAATCGACGCGGCCGACTACCGCGTCTCCATCCCCATCCGTGGCCACGCCGAGTCGCTCAACCTTGCCACCGCCGCCGCGATGTGCATGTGGGAGTCCTCGAAGGCCTTGTCCCAGCCGGGGGTAAGCTGA
- the pheS gene encoding phenylalanine--tRNA ligase subunit alpha has protein sequence MSETPETPELTEEALNAAADAAIAAFEQAEDLAALEDAHRTHLGEQAFIPQARRALGQLPKDQRKDAGRLVNMARGRVEKFYAQVREVREAEYREQRLKDETVDVTIPTTRHQGGAMHPITALSEHIADIFLGMGWEVAEGPEVEAEYFNFDALNFIPDHPARTLQDTFYVGKEGSRQVLRTHTSPVQVRTMLERDVPVYIACPGRVFRTDELDATHTPVFHQVEGLAVDKGLTMAHLRGTLDHLAKVLFGPETETRMRTNYFPFTEPSAEVDVWFPNKKGGAGWIEWGGCGMVNPNVLRAVGIDPEEYSGFAFGMGLERTLQFRNGLSDMRDMVEGDVRFTLPFGVQA, from the coding sequence GTGTCCGAAACGCCAGAAACCCCAGAACTGACCGAGGAGGCGCTCAATGCCGCGGCTGACGCCGCCATTGCCGCCTTCGAGCAGGCAGAGGATCTTGCTGCGCTGGAAGATGCGCACCGAACTCACCTGGGGGAGCAGGCGTTTATCCCGCAGGCGCGCCGCGCCCTCGGCCAGCTGCCGAAGGACCAGCGCAAGGACGCGGGCCGCCTGGTGAATATGGCGCGCGGTCGCGTTGAGAAGTTCTACGCCCAGGTGCGCGAGGTCCGCGAGGCCGAATACCGGGAGCAGCGGCTCAAGGATGAGACCGTCGACGTCACCATCCCGACCACCCGCCACCAGGGCGGGGCTATGCACCCCATTACCGCCCTGTCGGAGCACATCGCCGATATCTTCCTCGGCATGGGCTGGGAGGTCGCCGAGGGCCCCGAGGTGGAGGCGGAGTACTTCAACTTTGACGCCCTCAATTTCATCCCAGACCACCCCGCGCGGACGCTGCAGGACACGTTCTACGTCGGTAAAGAGGGCTCACGCCAAGTGTTGCGCACGCACACGTCCCCGGTCCAGGTCCGCACCATGCTCGAGCGTGACGTTCCGGTTTACATTGCCTGCCCGGGCCGCGTCTTCCGCACCGATGAGCTCGACGCCACCCACACCCCCGTGTTTCACCAAGTCGAAGGACTAGCGGTGGACAAGGGCCTGACCATGGCGCACTTGCGCGGCACCCTGGACCACCTCGCCAAAGTGCTGTTCGGTCCGGAGACCGAGACGAGAATGAGAACTAACTATTTCCCGTTCACCGAACCCTCCGCCGAGGTGGACGTGTGGTTCCCCAACAAGAAGGGCGGCGCGGGCTGGATCGAGTGGGGAGGCTGCGGCATGGTCAACCCGAACGTGCTCCGTGCCGTAGGCATCGACCCAGAAGAATACTCGGGTTTCGCGTTCGGCATGGGTCTCGAGCGCACCCTGCAGTTCCGCAACGGCCTGTCTGACATGCGGGACATGGTAGAGGGCGACGTCCGTTTCACCCTGCCGTTCGGTGTGCAGGCGTAG
- the pheT gene encoding phenylalanine--tRNA ligase subunit beta → MLISQNWITDLLRNAGNDNWSVSPEELDAGFVRVGFETEGYGRIEETTGPLVIGRVLEIEELEGFKKPIRYCHVDVADANGTGEPQGIVCGARNFSQGDLVVVSLPGAVLPGGFAIAARETYGKISNGMMASAAELGLTQKSDGIITLPEGTAQPGEDAREVLQLDDTVFEVNITPDRGYALSARGLSREVASAFDLSYRDVAQEPSIAGIDVASVPAPTGDLIQIALEESTKAQRFGLRKVEGIDPAAQAPFWMQRELMLSGIRSVNAPTDVTNYVMILLGQPMHAFDADKVAGNLRVHNAAGGETFETLDHSTRTLTPNDVVISDDNGIQSLAGIMGGTTSEISEETVNVYFEAATWDALTVARSARHHKLSSEASRRFERGVDPALVEVALDVACALLADVAGGAIVDKRTLIGEVAARPAIEMAVSRPGELIGVEYSRETVVRRLEEIGCRVDGGGETVTVLPPTWRTDLNVPVELVEEIVRLEGLDDIPLVLPAPRGGRGLSPVQRRRRAATHALAYSGYVEVIPTPFIANDTFDVWGLDADDARRRTVKVQNPLDKDYGILGTTVLPSMLEAVGRNVARGRNDLALYSVAQVSFARADVSPMPSVETRPDESAVRELVDSLPQQHLHAATVASGNWELEGPWGKGRAYSWADAIESARVVAQAAGVKLVVEAASERPWHPGRCAALRVGGETVGYAGELHPEVLDTLELPPRTCAMEIDLTALQFDEKIPAPVLSSFPALNQDIALVVDEGVAAESVRLAVEEGAGGLVESVKLFDVYRSAQLGEGKKSLAFGLVFRAGDRTLTEDEASAARLNAAKVAEQKFGASMRA, encoded by the coding sequence ATGCTGATTTCCCAGAACTGGATTACGGACCTTCTGCGTAACGCCGGCAATGATAACTGGTCGGTGTCGCCCGAGGAGCTCGACGCCGGGTTCGTGCGCGTCGGTTTCGAGACCGAGGGCTACGGCCGCATCGAAGAGACCACCGGCCCGCTCGTAATCGGCCGCGTGCTTGAAATCGAGGAGCTCGAAGGGTTCAAGAAGCCGATCCGTTACTGCCACGTCGATGTGGCTGACGCGAACGGTACCGGCGAGCCTCAAGGCATCGTCTGCGGCGCGCGCAATTTCTCCCAGGGCGACCTCGTTGTCGTCTCTCTACCGGGTGCTGTGCTGCCCGGAGGGTTCGCCATCGCGGCGCGTGAGACCTACGGCAAGATCTCGAACGGCATGATGGCATCTGCCGCCGAGCTGGGCCTGACGCAGAAGAGCGACGGCATTATCACCCTTCCGGAAGGTACCGCTCAACCCGGTGAGGACGCGAGGGAGGTGCTGCAGCTCGACGACACCGTCTTCGAGGTCAACATCACCCCGGACCGCGGTTACGCATTGTCCGCGCGCGGCCTCTCTCGCGAGGTCGCGTCCGCCTTCGACCTGTCTTACCGCGATGTCGCGCAGGAGCCCTCCATCGCGGGCATCGACGTCGCCAGCGTTCCCGCGCCGACGGGTGACCTAATCCAGATCGCGCTCGAGGAGTCCACGAAGGCCCAACGGTTCGGACTGCGCAAGGTCGAGGGAATCGACCCGGCGGCCCAGGCACCGTTCTGGATGCAGCGGGAGCTAATGCTTTCCGGCATCCGCTCCGTTAACGCGCCGACCGACGTGACCAACTACGTCATGATTCTGCTCGGGCAGCCGATGCACGCCTTCGACGCCGACAAGGTCGCGGGGAATCTCCGCGTGCACAACGCCGCGGGCGGTGAGACGTTCGAGACGCTCGACCACTCGACCCGTACGCTCACCCCGAACGACGTCGTCATCTCCGACGACAACGGGATCCAGTCGCTCGCCGGAATCATGGGCGGGACCACCTCCGAAATCTCGGAGGAGACCGTCAATGTCTACTTTGAGGCCGCGACGTGGGATGCGCTCACCGTCGCCCGTTCCGCGCGACACCACAAGCTGAGCTCTGAAGCTTCTCGACGCTTCGAGCGCGGCGTCGACCCCGCTCTCGTTGAGGTCGCCCTCGACGTGGCATGCGCCCTTCTCGCCGACGTCGCCGGTGGCGCCATCGTGGACAAACGGACGCTTATCGGTGAGGTGGCCGCGCGACCCGCCATCGAGATGGCGGTCTCCCGTCCGGGTGAGCTCATCGGTGTTGAGTACTCGCGCGAGACGGTCGTGCGCCGCCTCGAGGAGATCGGTTGCCGTGTCGACGGCGGGGGAGAGACCGTGACGGTGCTGCCGCCGACGTGGCGCACCGACCTGAACGTGCCGGTTGAACTGGTGGAGGAGATTGTTCGCCTCGAAGGCCTCGACGACATCCCGCTGGTGCTGCCCGCCCCGCGCGGCGGACGCGGCCTCTCGCCGGTGCAGCGCCGCCGCCGTGCCGCGACGCACGCCCTGGCGTACTCGGGCTACGTCGAGGTGATTCCGACGCCGTTCATTGCGAACGACACCTTCGATGTGTGGGGTCTCGATGCCGACGACGCGCGCCGCAGGACGGTCAAGGTCCAGAACCCGCTGGACAAGGATTACGGCATTCTGGGCACGACTGTTCTGCCGTCGATGTTGGAGGCCGTCGGGCGCAACGTCGCCCGCGGCCGTAACGACTTGGCGCTGTATTCGGTCGCGCAGGTCAGCTTCGCGCGGGCGGACGTCTCGCCGATGCCGAGTGTTGAGACGCGCCCGGACGAGTCAGCGGTCCGCGAGCTCGTCGACTCCCTGCCGCAGCAGCACCTCCACGCCGCGACCGTCGCATCGGGCAACTGGGAGCTCGAAGGCCCGTGGGGCAAGGGGCGCGCTTACTCTTGGGCTGACGCGATCGAGTCGGCGCGGGTGGTTGCGCAAGCTGCAGGCGTGAAGCTTGTTGTCGAGGCCGCGTCTGAGCGGCCATGGCATCCGGGCCGTTGCGCCGCGCTGAGAGTCGGCGGCGAGACGGTCGGCTACGCCGGCGAGCTGCACCCAGAAGTCCTTGACACGCTCGAGCTGCCCCCGCGCACCTGCGCCATGGAGATCGACCTGACGGCTCTTCAGTTCGACGAGAAAATCCCTGCCCCTGTGCTGTCGTCGTTCCCGGCGTTGAACCAGGACATCGCGCTCGTCGTCGACGAGGGCGTCGCCGCCGAATCGGTGCGTCTGGCCGTCGAGGAGGGGGCGGGCGGGCTCGTCGAAAGTGTGAAGCTTTTCGACGTCTACCGCTCCGCGCAGTTGGGCGAGGGCAAAAAGTCTCTCGCTTTCGGGCTTGTGTTCCGCGCCGGCGACCGCACGCTGACCGAGGACGAGGCATCCGCCGCGCGACTCAATGCGGCTAAGGTGGCGGAACAGAAGTTCGGCGCCTCCATGCGTGCATAA
- the argC gene encoding N-acetyl-gamma-glutamyl-phosphate reductase codes for MTLTVAVAGATGYAGGEILRLLLNHPAYHSGELEIGALTGNSNSGQKVAALMPNLPPLADRTIQKTAPETLADHDVVFLGLPHGYSAEIANKLPAETLVLDCAADFRLTDEADWVKYYGNDHAGSWPYGIPEVPGRRELIASSRRVAVPGCFPTGATLAALPAVAGGLVEPDLSIVSITGVSGAGKKAAVSLLGSETMGSLKAYNTAGRHRHTPEIAQNLRAVTGGEVRVSFTPVLAPLPRGILTTVTAPVGAGVTTESAHDAFSEFYAEEQFVWVLPHGSQPQTQNVVGTNMCHIQVEVDEAAGKLLITSAIDNLTKGTAGAAVQCMNIALGWDEAAGLPTAAVAP; via the coding sequence ATGACACTCACAGTAGCAGTGGCAGGTGCCACAGGATACGCCGGAGGAGAAATCCTCCGTCTGCTCCTGAACCACCCCGCCTACCACTCCGGCGAGCTCGAGATCGGCGCGTTGACCGGCAACAGCAACTCGGGGCAGAAAGTCGCGGCGCTCATGCCAAACCTGCCCCCTCTGGCCGACCGCACGATCCAGAAGACTGCCCCTGAGACCCTCGCAGACCACGATGTCGTGTTTCTTGGCCTGCCGCACGGTTACTCTGCCGAGATAGCGAACAAACTGCCCGCGGAAACCCTGGTCCTCGACTGTGCCGCTGACTTCCGCCTCACGGACGAGGCCGATTGGGTGAAGTACTACGGAAACGACCACGCTGGAAGCTGGCCGTACGGCATTCCCGAGGTGCCCGGTCGGCGCGAGCTCATCGCCTCATCGCGTCGCGTGGCCGTTCCCGGGTGTTTTCCCACGGGCGCGACACTCGCCGCGCTTCCCGCTGTCGCCGGCGGCCTCGTCGAGCCCGACCTGAGCATCGTCTCCATTACGGGCGTGTCGGGAGCCGGAAAGAAGGCTGCCGTATCGCTGCTCGGCTCCGAGACCATGGGGTCGCTCAAGGCGTATAACACCGCGGGCCGGCACCGCCACACCCCGGAGATCGCGCAGAACCTCCGCGCGGTCACCGGGGGCGAAGTTCGCGTAAGCTTCACCCCCGTTCTCGCGCCGCTGCCGCGCGGCATTCTCACCACCGTCACCGCCCCTGTGGGGGCCGGAGTGACGACGGAATCCGCGCATGACGCGTTTTCCGAGTTTTATGCGGAAGAGCAGTTCGTCTGGGTGCTGCCGCACGGCAGCCAGCCGCAGACCCAGAACGTCGTGGGTACCAACATGTGCCACATCCAGGTCGAGGTCGACGAAGCTGCTGGCAAGCTCCTCATCACCTCTGCTATCGACAACCTGACCAAGGGCACCGCCGGCGCAGCCGTGCAGTGCATGAATATCGCGCTGGGGTGGGACGAGGCCGCTGGCCTGCCCACCGCCGCCGTCGCGCCGTAG
- the argJ gene encoding bifunctional glutamate N-acetyltransferase/amino-acid acetyltransferase ArgJ, whose translation MTHTGVTAPAGFGAAATTAGIKASGKPDMALVLNEGPEFNAAAVFTRNRVVASPVKVTREAVGDGTLKAVVLNSGNANACNGAQGDRDAREEAQLVAGALDIDEGDVAVCSTGLIGDVLPMATIREGIAQLASGLASNAGDNGPAAAEAIMTTDTVAKQAVAHRDGWSVGAMGKGVGMMAPSLATMLVCVTTDASASSQALDVALRRATKATFDTLDIDGSTSTNDTVVVMASGASGVRPSQEDLDAAILEVCADLAEQMQADAEGVTKRVTITVEGTTNDEQALNAARTLGRDNLFKCAMFGSDPNWGRTLAAVGMAESDMDPEKISVYFNSHPVCVNSTGAPGAREVDLSGPDIDVRVNLGTGGPGRATVRTTDLSHAYVEINSAYST comes from the coding sequence ATGACGCACACAGGAGTAACCGCCCCCGCAGGCTTCGGCGCCGCGGCCACCACCGCGGGTATCAAGGCCTCCGGCAAGCCGGACATGGCGCTGGTGCTCAATGAGGGCCCCGAATTCAACGCCGCAGCTGTGTTTACGCGCAACCGCGTGGTCGCATCCCCGGTCAAGGTCACACGTGAGGCGGTCGGCGACGGCACTCTGAAGGCGGTGGTTCTCAATTCCGGTAACGCCAACGCATGCAACGGCGCACAGGGCGACCGCGACGCCCGCGAGGAGGCGCAGCTTGTCGCGGGCGCTCTTGACATAGACGAGGGTGACGTCGCAGTGTGTTCCACCGGGTTAATCGGCGACGTTCTACCGATGGCCACGATCCGCGAGGGCATCGCCCAGCTCGCCAGCGGCCTCGCGTCAAACGCAGGCGACAACGGGCCGGCCGCCGCTGAGGCGATCATGACCACCGACACCGTCGCTAAGCAGGCTGTCGCACATCGCGACGGCTGGAGCGTCGGGGCGATGGGCAAGGGAGTCGGCATGATGGCGCCGTCGCTCGCGACAATGCTGGTGTGCGTGACCACGGACGCGTCGGCAAGCTCGCAGGCTCTCGACGTTGCCCTGCGCAGGGCAACGAAGGCCACCTTTGACACGCTCGATATTGACGGCTCCACATCAACGAACGACACCGTCGTCGTCATGGCGTCCGGCGCGAGCGGTGTCCGCCCGTCCCAGGAGGATCTCGACGCAGCGATTCTTGAGGTGTGCGCGGACCTGGCCGAACAGATGCAGGCCGACGCCGAGGGCGTGACCAAGCGCGTCACCATCACGGTCGAAGGCACGACCAACGACGAGCAAGCGCTCAACGCCGCCCGTACCCTTGGCCGGGACAACCTGTTCAAGTGCGCCATGTTTGGTTCGGACCCGAACTGGGGCCGCACGCTCGCCGCAGTAGGCATGGCCGAATCGGACATGGACCCCGAGAAGATCTCCGTGTATTTCAACTCGCACCCGGTGTGCGTGAACTCCACCGGTGCGCCCGGTGCGCGCGAAGTCGATCTCTCCGGCCCAGACATCGACGTACGCGTGAACCTCGGCACCGGTGGACCCGGCAGGGCCACCGTCCGCACGACGGACTTGTCGCACGCCTATGTAGAAATCAACTCGGCTTACAGCACGTAA
- the argB gene encoding acetylglutamate kinase — MSPTRSLSSEDRAHVLAEALPWLQHFRDKIVVVKYGGNAMIDESLKMAFASDMVFLRTVGAKPVVVHGGGPQISAMLTRLGLDEGEFVGGFRVTTPEILDVVRMVLFGQVGRDLVGKINSHGPYAVGTSGEDAGLFTAEKRYVDLGGEKLDIGLVGTIVDVDPSAVMDIIEAGRIPVVSGIAPGDDGNMYNINADEAAGALAAAIGAERLVVLTNVEGLYTDWPNKDSLVSKLELSDLEKMMPELDSGMIPKMEACVTAVRGGVKAAHVIDGRIAHSVLLELLTMGGIGTMVLPDNYDAATYPAGTVFRKDEQ, encoded by the coding sequence GTGTCACCCACCCGCAGCTTAAGCAGTGAGGACCGTGCGCACGTCCTCGCTGAAGCCCTGCCATGGCTCCAGCACTTCCGCGACAAAATCGTCGTGGTCAAGTACGGCGGAAACGCGATGATCGATGAGTCGCTCAAAATGGCGTTCGCCTCCGACATGGTCTTCTTGCGCACCGTCGGTGCCAAACCGGTCGTGGTGCATGGCGGCGGCCCGCAGATCTCCGCAATGCTCACCCGCCTCGGTCTCGACGAGGGCGAGTTCGTCGGTGGTTTCCGCGTGACCACGCCTGAGATTCTCGACGTTGTGCGCATGGTCCTCTTCGGCCAGGTCGGCCGCGATCTGGTGGGCAAGATCAACTCCCACGGCCCGTACGCGGTGGGCACGTCCGGTGAGGACGCCGGCCTGTTCACCGCCGAGAAGCGTTACGTCGATCTCGGCGGCGAGAAGCTTGACATCGGGCTCGTGGGAACGATCGTTGACGTCGACCCCTCCGCCGTCATGGACATCATCGAGGCCGGGCGCATCCCCGTCGTCTCCGGCATCGCCCCCGGTGACGACGGCAACATGTACAACATCAACGCCGACGAAGCAGCCGGGGCCCTCGCTGCAGCGATCGGCGCCGAGAGGCTCGTCGTGCTCACGAACGTCGAGGGCCTCTACACTGACTGGCCGAACAAGGACTCACTGGTGTCCAAGCTCGAACTGTCCGACCTGGAGAAGATGATGCCCGAGCTGGATTCCGGGATGATCCCGAAGATGGAGGCCTGCGTGACCGCCGTGCGCGGGGGAGTCAAAGCCGCGCACGTCATCGACGGCCGCATCGCGCACTCCGTCCTGCTCGAGCTTTTGACCATGGGAGGTATCGGAACGATGGTGCTGCCCGACAACTACGACGCGGCAACCTACCCGGCCGGAACGGTCTTCAGAAAGGACGAGCAGTGA